One Polypterus senegalus isolate Bchr_013 chromosome 10, ASM1683550v1, whole genome shotgun sequence DNA segment encodes these proteins:
- the LOC120536716 gene encoding zinc finger protein 345-like isoform X1 has product MSRNPMDRSRSQLQPVSRASVIITSPPVAGMSGVATDPRDQGGLDVWLDNRLDGALGGKMCPLSRPVSKCDEWDRDGDMKNGFFQTAQKMLQYNKLPIKDEIWEPNACLQQISSEVDHRLFRNSFSTRHETFSPMHLSQLESNDVGPVATESHQIKEEMCENISAPLKEEVTNDEHSNHFKDEDSEEGSSPIKVEMCENNFFFNKHEAPEYEMVSVKEEFYEEEVLPVQIKSEMSDVEPEGEDFFTGISYEDGRLQWTPNYQMEEDVQKEPRNWNLNEQSVQWTAAQRQLFYDLNRKFFCGECGKSYKEKSGLRRHQKTHTGEKPHSCVECGKGFIMASDLKKHYRTHTGERPHVCPECGKGFISISDVKKHLRIHTGEKPYGCGECSKTFSRITNLRKHQRVHSRERRYSCCECGKSFVTSEGLKRHRKIHNGNRPHVCPECGKMFGKKTSLRNHQRIHTSEKVHHCPDCGKGFTARTLLKSHRHIHSTEKPHSCPECHKLFGTAADLKRHQRMHSGEKPHLCPECGKVFLTASYFRTHQRIHSGEKPFSCTDCGKSFITSEYLKRHQRIHTGEKPYGCTECGKNFMRITGLKLHQRIHSGEKPYGCTDCGKKFITLKCLKTHQRIHTGERPYTCPECGKGFRRISSLKIHRRIHTGEKPYRCTECQRAFVTLQHMKIHLRIHTGEKPYCCHTCGKNFRRLGSLKIHQRIHTGEKPYTCGECEKNFITLEHLKRHRRIHTGEKPGAGGQAVVPFPLVPFPSSSLSA; this is encoded by the coding sequence ATATGAAGAATGGCTTTTTCCAAACTGCACAAAAAATGCTCCAATATAACAAGCTTCCCATCAAAGATGAGATTTGGGAACCAAATGCATGTCTACAGCAGATCTCTTCAGAAGTTGACCATCGGCTGTTTCGAAACAGCTTCAGTACCAGACACGAGACATTTTCACCAATGCACCTCTCGCAATTGGAAAGCAATGATGTCGGCCCTGTTGCTACTGAATCGCatcaaattaaagaagaaatgtGTGAGAACATTTCGGCCCCCCTTAAAGAAGAAGTCACCAATGACGAACACTCAAATCACTTTAAAGACGAGGATTCTGAAGAAGGGTCTTCTCCCATTAAAGTGGAGATGTGTGAAAATAACTTTTTCTTCAATAAACATGAGGCTCCCGAGTATGAAATGGTCAGTGTTAAAGAGGAGTTCTATGAGGAAGAGGTTCTTCCTGTTCAGATAAAATCCGAGATGTCTGATGTGGAACCTGAGGGTGAAGATTTCTTTACTGGCATTTCGTATGAGGATGGCAGATTACAATGGACGCCAAACTACCAAATGGAAGAGGATGTACAAAAAGAACCCCGAAATTGGAATCTTAATGAACAGTCAGTCCAATGGACTGCTGCACAGCGTCAGCTATTTTATGACCTCAACAGAAAGTTCTTCTGTGGAGAATGTGGAAAGAGTTACAAGGAGAAATCCGGTCTACGAAGGCACCAGAAGactcacacgggagagaagccacATTCATGTGTGGAATGTGGGAAGGGGTTTATCATGGCCTCGGACCTCAAAAAACACTACCGAACTCACACGGGGGAGAGGCCGCATGTATGTCCGGAATGTGGGAAGGGCTTCATTAGTATATCTGATGTTAAAAAGCATTTGAGAATACACACAGGAGAGAAACCTTATGGGTGTGGTGAATGCAGCAAGACCTTCAGTCGTATAACAAACCTTAGAAAGCACCAGAGAGTCCACTCAAGGGAAAGACGGTATAGCTGCTGTGAATGTGGCAAATCCTTTGTTACTTCCGAAGGTCTTAAAAGACATAGAAAAATTCACAATGGCAACAGACCTCATGTTTGCCCCGAATGTGGAAAAATGTTTGGTAAGAAAACCAGTCTcagaaaccaccagaggattcaCACAAGTGAGAAGGTGCATCACTGTCCCGATTGTGGAAAGGGTTTCACTGCTCGGACTTTGCTTAAATCACACCGACACATCCATAGCACTGAAAAACCACACAGCTGTCCTGAATGTCACAAACTGTTTGGAACAGCAGCGGACCTTAAAAGACATCAGCGAATGCACTCGGGAGAGAAGCCCCATCTTTGTCCTGAATGTGGAAAGGTCTTCCTAACAGCCTCTTACTTTAGGACCCATCAAAGGATCCACTCTGGAGAGAAGCCGTTCAGCTGTACCGATTGCGGAAAAAGTTTCATAACCTCTGAATACCTTAAAAGGCACCAGAGAATCCATACCGGGGAGAAGCCATATGGATGCACTGAATGTGGAAAAAACTTCATGAGGATAACTGGCCTGAAGCTACACCAGAGGATTCATTCTGGAGAAAAACCTTATGGCTGCACAGACTGTGGGAAAAAGTTCATAACTTTAAAATGCCTAAAAACGCACCAGAGGATCCACACGGGCGAGAGGCCGTATACTTGTCCTGAATGTGGCAAGGGCTTCCGACGGATCAGTAGCCTCAAGATCCATCGACggatccacacaggagaaaaaccgtACCGCTGCACTGAGTGCCAGAGAGCATTTGTCACCCTCCAGCACATGAAGATCCACTTACGAATTCACACGGgcgagaagccatattgctgccaCACGTGTGGGAAGAACTTTCGGCGTTTAGGCAGTCTCAAGATCCACCAGaggattcatactggagagaaaccatacaCTTGTGGGGAATGTGAAAAGAACTTCATCACTCTGGAGCACCTCAAGCGCCATCGGAGAATTCATACTGGGGAAAAGCCCGGAGCTGGGGGACAGGCAGTCGTGCCATTCCCTTTGGTACCATTTCCTTCGAGCTCCCTATCAGCGTGA
- the LOC120536716 gene encoding zinc finger protein 883-like isoform X2 — MKNGFFQTAQKMLQYNKLPIKDEIWEPNACLQQISSEVDHRLFRNSFSTRHETFSPMHLSQLESNDVGPVATESHQIKEEMCENISAPLKEEVTNDEHSNHFKDEDSEEGSSPIKVEMCENNFFFNKHEAPEYEMVSVKEEFYEEEVLPVQIKSEMSDVEPEGEDFFTGISYEDGRLQWTPNYQMEEDVQKEPRNWNLNEQSVQWTAAQRQLFYDLNRKFFCGECGKSYKEKSGLRRHQKTHTGEKPHSCVECGKGFIMASDLKKHYRTHTGERPHVCPECGKGFISISDVKKHLRIHTGEKPYGCGECSKTFSRITNLRKHQRVHSRERRYSCCECGKSFVTSEGLKRHRKIHNGNRPHVCPECGKMFGKKTSLRNHQRIHTSEKVHHCPDCGKGFTARTLLKSHRHIHSTEKPHSCPECHKLFGTAADLKRHQRMHSGEKPHLCPECGKVFLTASYFRTHQRIHSGEKPFSCTDCGKSFITSEYLKRHQRIHTGEKPYGCTECGKNFMRITGLKLHQRIHSGEKPYGCTDCGKKFITLKCLKTHQRIHTGERPYTCPECGKGFRRISSLKIHRRIHTGEKPYRCTECQRAFVTLQHMKIHLRIHTGEKPYCCHTCGKNFRRLGSLKIHQRIHTGEKPYTCGECEKNFITLEHLKRHRRIHTGEKPGAGGQAVVPFPLVPFPSSSLSA; from the coding sequence ATGAAGAATGGCTTTTTCCAAACTGCACAAAAAATGCTCCAATATAACAAGCTTCCCATCAAAGATGAGATTTGGGAACCAAATGCATGTCTACAGCAGATCTCTTCAGAAGTTGACCATCGGCTGTTTCGAAACAGCTTCAGTACCAGACACGAGACATTTTCACCAATGCACCTCTCGCAATTGGAAAGCAATGATGTCGGCCCTGTTGCTACTGAATCGCatcaaattaaagaagaaatgtGTGAGAACATTTCGGCCCCCCTTAAAGAAGAAGTCACCAATGACGAACACTCAAATCACTTTAAAGACGAGGATTCTGAAGAAGGGTCTTCTCCCATTAAAGTGGAGATGTGTGAAAATAACTTTTTCTTCAATAAACATGAGGCTCCCGAGTATGAAATGGTCAGTGTTAAAGAGGAGTTCTATGAGGAAGAGGTTCTTCCTGTTCAGATAAAATCCGAGATGTCTGATGTGGAACCTGAGGGTGAAGATTTCTTTACTGGCATTTCGTATGAGGATGGCAGATTACAATGGACGCCAAACTACCAAATGGAAGAGGATGTACAAAAAGAACCCCGAAATTGGAATCTTAATGAACAGTCAGTCCAATGGACTGCTGCACAGCGTCAGCTATTTTATGACCTCAACAGAAAGTTCTTCTGTGGAGAATGTGGAAAGAGTTACAAGGAGAAATCCGGTCTACGAAGGCACCAGAAGactcacacgggagagaagccacATTCATGTGTGGAATGTGGGAAGGGGTTTATCATGGCCTCGGACCTCAAAAAACACTACCGAACTCACACGGGGGAGAGGCCGCATGTATGTCCGGAATGTGGGAAGGGCTTCATTAGTATATCTGATGTTAAAAAGCATTTGAGAATACACACAGGAGAGAAACCTTATGGGTGTGGTGAATGCAGCAAGACCTTCAGTCGTATAACAAACCTTAGAAAGCACCAGAGAGTCCACTCAAGGGAAAGACGGTATAGCTGCTGTGAATGTGGCAAATCCTTTGTTACTTCCGAAGGTCTTAAAAGACATAGAAAAATTCACAATGGCAACAGACCTCATGTTTGCCCCGAATGTGGAAAAATGTTTGGTAAGAAAACCAGTCTcagaaaccaccagaggattcaCACAAGTGAGAAGGTGCATCACTGTCCCGATTGTGGAAAGGGTTTCACTGCTCGGACTTTGCTTAAATCACACCGACACATCCATAGCACTGAAAAACCACACAGCTGTCCTGAATGTCACAAACTGTTTGGAACAGCAGCGGACCTTAAAAGACATCAGCGAATGCACTCGGGAGAGAAGCCCCATCTTTGTCCTGAATGTGGAAAGGTCTTCCTAACAGCCTCTTACTTTAGGACCCATCAAAGGATCCACTCTGGAGAGAAGCCGTTCAGCTGTACCGATTGCGGAAAAAGTTTCATAACCTCTGAATACCTTAAAAGGCACCAGAGAATCCATACCGGGGAGAAGCCATATGGATGCACTGAATGTGGAAAAAACTTCATGAGGATAACTGGCCTGAAGCTACACCAGAGGATTCATTCTGGAGAAAAACCTTATGGCTGCACAGACTGTGGGAAAAAGTTCATAACTTTAAAATGCCTAAAAACGCACCAGAGGATCCACACGGGCGAGAGGCCGTATACTTGTCCTGAATGTGGCAAGGGCTTCCGACGGATCAGTAGCCTCAAGATCCATCGACggatccacacaggagaaaaaccgtACCGCTGCACTGAGTGCCAGAGAGCATTTGTCACCCTCCAGCACATGAAGATCCACTTACGAATTCACACGGgcgagaagccatattgctgccaCACGTGTGGGAAGAACTTTCGGCGTTTAGGCAGTCTCAAGATCCACCAGaggattcatactggagagaaaccatacaCTTGTGGGGAATGTGAAAAGAACTTCATCACTCTGGAGCACCTCAAGCGCCATCGGAGAATTCATACTGGGGAAAAGCCCGGAGCTGGGGGACAGGCAGTCGTGCCATTCCCTTTGGTACCATTTCCTTCGAGCTCCCTATCAGCGTGA
- the LOC120536715 gene encoding oocyte zinc finger protein XlCOF6-like, whose protein sequence is MQLETPHCEAGIVRPESLAYNSSSEMSVIQRCPLLTGAYRDERSWSIENKEIARSSAKDDFPNETIAMKEELVEQECSETAKDSPQPSQTEDALLKETIVVRHGEGRNAAMPGGSEEEQMSAYCKEEFPKQEFAHIKEEAYEKSLPLNIKSENVFGQPQSVDSFTSMKSEEDLMKLYQSSTVVVPEDLTTSAVNEWGKKTTEKGRMGEKPHWCPDCKKSFGTLSALRNHQKIHTEERHYSCNECGKAFGQLCALRNHQRIHTGEKPFTCTECGKSFAQNTHLRNHLRIHTGEKPYSCSTCGKCFSHMTSLKNHLRSHSGEKPYTCAECDKSFIQLTHLTIHQRTHTSEKPYNCSDCGKGFNQKTHLKSHQRTHTFERPYICADCGKSFNQRTHLIYHQRTHTGEKPYCCAECGKTFSVFKSLKIHEGIHTGERPYSCQECGKSFIHNISLKEHQKNVTEDRVYSCAECGKNFNNVKCLKYHQKCHTAENRHTCSDCGKSFSFLTSLKVHQKVHAKERPYGCAECGKDFKQLARLRIHQRIHTGERPYSCSECGKSFSQKILLKKHESIHTGEKPFSCNECGKSFTVFKTFKMHERTHAEERPYSCKECGKAFVQIANLRIHLRTHTGEKPYTCSECGKGFSQMTNLRIHQRIHTGERPYGCDQCGKTFTTLECLKIHQRIHTDERPYSCKECGKGFIQIAHLKTHQRTHTGERPYSCTECGKGFNQMSNLRMHQRIHKGEKPYGCPECGKGFSQRCRLRKHQRIHAGKAE, encoded by the exons ATGCAATTAGAAACGCCCCATTGTGAAGCGGGAATCGTGCGCCCCGAGAGCTTGGCATATAATAGCAGCAGCGAGATGTCGGTCATCCAGCGATGCCCGTTACTCACCGGGGCTTACCGGGATGAACGGAGCTGGAGCATAG AAAACAAGGAAATTGCCCGTTCCAGTGCCAAAGATGACTTTCCTAATGAAACCATCGCTATGAAAGAGGAGCTTGTGGAGCAGGAGTGCAGTGAGACGGCCAAAGATTCTCCTCAACCGAGTCAGACTGAAGATGCTCTGCTGAAGGAAACGATAGTTGTGAGACACGGTGAAGGAAGGAATGCCGCCATGCCTGGAGGTTCCGAAGAGGAGCAAATGTCCGCATATTGTAAAGAAGAATTTCCCAAACAGGAATTTGCCCACATAAAGGAGGAGGCTTATGAGAAAAGCCTTCCTTTAAACATTAAATCGGAGAATGTGTTTGGCCAGCCTCAGTCAGTGGATTCATTCACTAGCATGAAGTCTGAGGAAGACTTAATGAAACTTTATCAAAGTAGTACTGTGGTGGTCCCCGAGGACCTGACAACCTCTGCAGTGAATGAGTGGGGGAAGAAAACAACAGAAAAGGGCAGAATGGGCGAGAAACCACATTGGTGTCCAGATTGTAAAAAGTCATTTGGTACATTGTCTGCACTTCGAAACCATCAGAAAATTCATACAGAAGAAAGACATTATTCCTGCAATGAATGTGGCAAAGCATTTGGCCAACTGTGTGCCCTAAGAAATCATCAGagaattcacacgggagagaagccttTCACTTGTACAGAATGTGGGAAGAGCTTTGCTCAGAATACCCACTTGAGAAATCACCTgagaattcacaccggagaaaAACCCTATAGTTGTAGCACGTGTGGGAAGTGTTTTAGTCATATGACGTCCCTGAAAAATCACCTGAGAAGTCATTCGGGCGAGAAGCCGTACACTTGCGCCGAATGCGACAAAAGCTTCATTCAGCTGACGCACCTGACAATTCACCAGAGAACGCACACATCCGAGAAGCCTTATAATTGCAGCGACTGTGGGAAAGGTTTCAATCAGAAAACTCACCTGAAGAGTCACCAGCGGACTCACACGTTTGAGAGACCCTACATTTGTGCCGACTGCGGGAAAAGCTTCAATCAAAGGACCCATCTGATATATCATCAGAGAACTCACACTGGcgagaaaccatattgctgtgcGGAATGCGGAAAAACCTTCAGcgttttcaaaagtttaaaaatacacGAAGGCATTCACACGGGGGAAAGACCTTACAGCTGCCAGGAATGTGGGAAAAGCTTTATTCACAATATCAGCTTGAAAGAACACCAGAAGAACGTCACAGAGGACAGGGTCTACAGCTGTGCTGAATGTGGGAAGAACTTTAATAATGTCAAATGTCTTAAATATCACCAAAAGTGTCACACGGCTGAGAATCGACACACTTGCAGTGACTGCGGGAAAAGTTTCAGCTTTTTGACCAGCCTGAAGGTGCACCAGAAAGTGCATGCAAAAGAAAGACCTTATGGTTGTGCTGAATGTGGGAAAGACTTCAAACAGTTGGCCCGGCTGAGGATACACCAGAGAATCCACACCGGTGAGAGGCCGTACAGTTGTTCAGAATGTGGGAAAAGCTTCAGTCAGAAGATCCTTCTCAAAAAACACGAGAgcattcacacaggagagaagccgttTAGTTGTAATGAATGTGGAAAGTCTTTTACGGTCTTCAAGACGTTCAAAATGCACGAAAGGACGCATGCAGAAGAAAGACCCTATTCTTGCAAAGAGTGTGGGAAAGCATTTGTGCAGATTGCCAACTTGAGGATCCACCTGCGGactcacacaggagagaagccatatacCTGTAGCGAGTGTGGGAAGGGCTTCAGTCAGATGACGAACCTGAGAATACACCAGAGGATCCACACTGGAGAGAGACCCTATGGTTGTGATCAGTGTGGGAAGACATTTACGACCTTGGAGTGTCTGAAGATCCACCAGAGGATCCACACAGACGAAAGGCCGTATAGTTGTAAAGAATGTGGGAAGGGCTTCATTCAGATAGCCCACCTGAAAACCCATCAGAGGACCCACACGGGGGAGCGGCCGTACAGCTGCACTGAATGTGGCAAAGGCTTCAATCAGATGTCCAACCTGAGAATGCATCAGAGAATTCACaaaggagagaagccatatgggTGTCCCGAATGTGGGAAGGGCTTTAGTCAAAGGTGTCGCCTCAGGAAACACCAGAGAATACATGCAGGGAAAGCAGAGTGA
- the LOC120536749 gene encoding ubiquitin-conjugating enzyme E2 K-like, translating to MANIAVQRIKREFKEVLKSEEISRNQIKVDLVDGNFTELRGEIAGPPDTPYEGGRYQLEIKIPEPYPFSPPKVRFITKIWHPNISSVTGAICLDILKDQWAAAMTLRTVLLSLQALLAAAEPDDPQDAVVANQLKQDPEMFKQTARLWAHVYAGAPPSSPKYTKDIEKLCGMGFDRNAVIAALSSKSWDVESATELLLMN from the coding sequence ATGGCCAATATAGCAGTGCAACGAATTAAACGTGAATTTAAAGAAGTCCTCAAGAGCGAGGAGATAAGCCGAAATCAAATCAAGGTCGATCTCGTGGACGGAAATTTCACCGAACTGAGAGGAGAAATCGCAGGACCTCCGGACACGCCATACGAAGGAGGGAGGTACCAATTGGAAATCAAAATCCCCGAGCCGTATCCGTTCAGCCCTCCAAAAGTTCGGTTTATTACTAAAATTTGGCATCCCAATATCAGCTCAGTGACCGGCGCGATTTGCTTGGATATTCTCAAGGATCAGTGGGCAGCCGCCATGACCCTCCGGACGGTGTTGCTATCGTTGCAAGCGCTGCTGGCGGCTGCGGAACCGGACGACCCTCAGGATGCGGTGGTGGCTAATCAGCTGAAGCAGGACCCGGAGATGTTCAAGCAGACGGCCCGCCTCTGGGCACACGTGTACGCCGGTGCACCCCCCTCGAGTCCCAAGTACACTAAGGACATCGAAAAGCTCTGCGGGATGGGCTTCGACAGAAACGCCGTCATCGCTGCCCTCTCGTCCAAGTCCTGGGATGTGGAATCGGCCACCGAGCTGCTTCTAATGAACTGA